Genomic segment of Candidatus Dormiibacterota bacterium:
GAGCACGAGCATCGGCCCAAAATCCTTGCTCTTCGCATCCGGAGCGGCGTACTGAGCGATCAGCCATGGGGCTTGGATGTCGCGATGCGCGACGAGTTGGCGCGACGTACCGTGCAGCGGCGCGATATGCACGGCGATCGCGGTGGTCGAGCCGGGAGCAAGCGCGTCCCCCACTTGTGCGAGGGTCTGGGGCCCTAAGGCATCGATTCGTCCGACGGCGCTCACGTACGCATCGCCTCGGCGATAATACTTGCCGTAGAAAGCCCGCACGTCGTCAGGCACCAGTTGCGCCAGCGACGCGCTCGTGCCCAGGCTCGGCAAGGCGGCGTTAGCCGCGTCCGAGCCGGCACGGTGCAGCATATCTAAACCGACTGCCAAAGCTGCGCTCTGCTTGTGCGCGATTCTGGCGAAGAGGTCGGCTCGCGCCGTCCGCACGGTCACGGGGTCGAACGCCGGAGCCGCAAGCGCACGCGCAAACATCGAGAGCACGGCGTCTCCCGAAGACGGCAATGCCGCGACGTAGAAACGCACGTCCGTCGGATCGACGGAGAAATGGATCGAACCGCCCTGCGCCGCGATCGCGTCCAGCAGCGACGTCTTCGAGCCGGCAACGGGCGTTCGCAGAATCGTTTGCGCGACCAGTGCCGCCAAGCCGTTCTGGCGCAGCGTCTGACGGTCGAGCCCGGCCCGAACGACCACGTCCACGCCGACCAACGACGATGCGGCATCCTGCTGCCGGATAAACGTCACGCCTCCGCTGCGGTCGAGCGTCGTGGTACCGGCCGCCCGAGCCGCGAACGGCGAGCAGACGAAGAGGGCCGCGCAGAGCAGAGCGCTCGGACGAAGGTACGAGATCACGAAGACTCCTTGGCGTTCGGCACGAGTTGGACGATCACCGGATGCGTGAGGAACTGCTTGACGATCGAAGCGACGTAGGCGGGATCGAGCGAACGCGCTTGAGCGCGGTACGCACCGCTGGTATCGCCGGGAGCGTACGCCGCATTCCCTTCGGCGGCATACCATCCAAGGTTATCGGATTGCCCGGTCGGCGTCTGCGTATCGGCGGCCAGATGGTAGAGAAAGGCGTTGCGCGCCGCCGCGAACGTTGCGTCGTCGAGCGGCTGCTCGAGTTTCGCAAGCGCGTCGATCACTTGTGTTTTGGCGATCTCCGCGTTCGCTCCGCCGACGGTGATGAGCATGACGCCCGGGTCGTGCAGCGTGATGAACTGGCCGGTCACGTATGTATCGCCGGAGGCATCGATGGCCTTCGCGAGGATCCCGGTACGGTAACGAAAGAGATAATCCGAAATAAAATCCATCGCGGTCGCGGCCTTTTCGTCGCGAATCGGCGGACCGACCCAAGCTAGACCGATGCCGCCGACGCTACCCGGGAGACTGGTCGGCTCCGGTAGCGGTTTGGCGAGCGGGGAATCGATCGGCTCCGAGCTCGGACCGGGCGTTCCAGCCGTCACGGCCTCGATGCTTGAGGGCGCGACGTCGCCCACGATCGTCAACGTTGCATTGCTCGAAACAAACGCGCGCTTTGCAAACGCCTTCACGTCCGCTTCGGTGATGCCGGAAACCTGCGTCAACGTTCCGGGAATCGGCGCGATGTGCGCTGGTCCGCCGGAAAAGATTTGCGCGAACAGCGCATTATGGAGCGACTGCACGGCGGAATAATGCTGCTGCACCGAGAGCACCGCCGTGTCGCGTACCGCGGTTTTGACCGATGCATCGTCGATCGCCGGAGCGAAGTACGCCGCCGTCATCGACGCGATGACTCGCCGCGCAACCGTGGCTGGGACGAGCACGCTCACGCCGACGATATCGGGATAGACGTTGACCGCGAGCGTCCCGCCCGCGGTACGAATAGTTTCCGCGAGCGATGTACCGCTCTCCAAGCGCGCCGCCGCCGCGGCGATTGCGGCCACGCGCGCGAGCCCCGGTTTCGCATTATCGTATCCGGCACCCGGCGCTCGAAACCACAGATCGATCGCGGCGGAAGCGATGGTCGGATCGCGGTAGAGGATGTACGAACCGCCGTGCGGCAGCGTGCCCTGCTGTTGTATCGCCCCGTCGGCGGCTATCGCCGGCAGGCCTGACGCGCAGAGGCTCCCCAAGAGCGTCAGCGCGGCGAGACGCATCCGCAAGCTCATGCAGGTTCCGGCGAAATCGTGGGAGGCAAGCGCGTCGGCTCGGTGCGACGCGGTTCCTCGGCGACCGGGGGAGCCGCAGGCGCCGCATCCGCCGCAACCGCGCCGCTTCCCGGCGTATGATCGAACGGCTTGTCGTTCAAAATCGCCATCACTTCATCGGCGTCGACGGTTTCGTACTCCATCAGCGAGGCGACCATGCGTTCCACTTTGGCCCAATGTTCGGTGAGCATCGAACGGCCCTTATCGAAACACGACTCGATGATGCGGCGCACCTCTCCATCGATTTTGCTCGCGATCTCTTCGGAGTAGTTGCGCTCGTCGCCGAAATCGCGGCCGAGGAAGACCTGATGCGAACCACGGCCGTACTGAATCGGGCCGAGTTCGCTCATGCCGTACTGCGTGACCATGGCGCGCGCGAGTTGGGTCGCTTTTTCGAAATCGTTGCTGGCGCCGGTCGTTACGTCGCCGAATTTAATTTCTTCGGCCAGACGTCCGCCGAGCGCCATCGTGATATCGGCGAGCAACTCTTCTTTGGTGCGACTGTGGCGATCGTCTTCGGGGAGCGACCAAGTGATGCCCAGCGCCATACCGCGCGGGATGATCGTCACCTTATGCACCGGATCGGATTTCTCGAGCAGGCCGCCGAGAATCGCGTGGCCGGATTCGTGGTACGCGGTGTTCTCTTTTTCTTTTTGCGACATCACGAGCGATTTGCGCTCGGGGCCGACCATCACGCGATCGATCGCTTCGTTGCAATCGATCATCTCGATCAGGTTCTTGTTTCGGCGCGCGGCGAGCAGTGCCGCCTCGTTGAGCAGATTTTCAAGATCCGCGCCCGAGAAGCCGGGGGTGCGCTTCGCCAGGGTTTCCAGCGAGACTTCTTTGGAGAGCGGTTTGTTGCGCGCGTGCACTTCGAGAATCTTCTCGCGACCTTTGAAGTCGGCGCGACCGACCACGATCTGCCGATCGAAGCGGCCGGGACGCAACAGGGCCGGGTCGAGCACGTCGGCTCGATTGGTCGCGGCGATGAGAATCACGCCGACGTTCTGATCGAACCCATCCATCTCGACGAGTAATTGGTTGAGCGTCTGCTCGCGTTCGTCGTGTCCGCCGCCCAGGCCGGCGCCGCGCTGGCGGCCGACGGCATCGATTTCATCGATGAAGACGATGCACGGCGCAGACTTCTTGGCTTGATCGAACAGATCTCGCACGCGCGATGCGCCGACGCCGACGAACATTTCAACGAAGTCGGAACCGGAGATCGAAAGAAACGGTACGCCCGCTTCGCCTGCGATTGCGCGAGCGAGCAGCGTCTTACCCGTGCCCGGAGGGCCGAGCAGCAACACGCCCTTCGGAATGCGCGCGCCCAGCGCTTGATACTTCTTGGGATATTTCAGGAAGTCGACGATCTCCGCCAGCTCTTCCTTGGCCTCGTCGACGCCGGCCACATCCGCGAACGTCACCTTCGGCCGATTCTCAGACTGCATCTTCGCGCGGGAGCGGCCGAACGACATCGCCTGGCTTCCCCCGCTCTGCGCCTGTCGCAAAATGAAGAACACGAACAGCGCCATCAACAGCAGCGGCGCGAGCGACATCAAGTTGCCCAGAAGCCCCGCGTTGGTCTGCTGATCGAAGCTGACCGCGCCGTTCTTGACGTGTTGCCGAACGAAGTTGACGAACGTTTGGTCGGTATTCGGAAGCGAGACCGTGTACTTCGCACCGGCCGGCGTGGTGAGGCCGCCCGACGCTTGGAGACCGGTCGCGTGGAATGAGGCGACCTGCCCCGCTTCGAGTTTGTTATAGAATGCGCCGTAGTCCAGACGCGTCGCCGCCTCACCGGGCTGGACGTACTTCTCGACGATGATGAACACCGCGATGACGGCCAGGACAATGAGGAGAATCGATCGGATGTGCTTGGTCACGTTGATTGAACCGCTAACCTTCCTGAGAAAAAACTTGGGCGCGGAGTTGCGCAAGGTAAGGCAGATTCCGGAAGAGTTCCTGGTAATCCAAACCGTAACCTACGACGAACTCGTCGGGGGAGCGAAGCCCCACGTAATCGATGGGGACGTCGACGAGGCGATGATAGGGCTTATCGAAAAGGACGCAACTGCGTAGACGCGCGGGGTTGCGCCCGCGGAGTAACGCCTGGAGGTACTGGAGCGTGAGGCCGTTATCGACGATATCTTCGACGATCACGACGTTTTGCCCGGCTACCGGCACGCTGGTGTCCTTGAGCATTCGCACCTCCCCGCTCGAGCGGGTTGCGTTGCCGTAACTCGATACGCATAAATAGTCCACAAAGATTTCACTCGGGCCGTCGGGGACGCGGGCGATCGCTCGGGCCAGGTCCACGGCAGCGTAGAGTGCTCCCTTTAACACGCCCAGCAGCAGTAGCGGTTGCCTCGCGTGGTCGCGGGCGATCTCGGCAGCCAGCCGGCCGACGGCCTGCGCGATCTCCTCGCGCGTATAGAGCGTGCGCTCGATCGCTTCGTCATAGGTTGTGGTGGTACTCATGCGTCCTTCTTTATAACGGAGATGGACCCGCCTTCGATGCGTAGCGCGATGCCGCGCTTCATATGGAACTCCCCCGAGCCGCCGCGCTCGATTGCGCGAACGGCCTCTTCCACGTGGACGAAGTCGAGGTCGCGCAGGCCTTCCTGCTCCGCCACGGCCGTGCGCACCCGGCGGCGCAACCCGGAACGCCCGGAAGCATCGATCTCGTCGCCGATGAGATCGGCGGCTCGGGCCACCGCTTCGTCCAACCCCGCGAAGAGGGGCCGCAGCGCGGCCAGCGCCGACCGGATCGCGTTGCGGCGAAGAAGCGCGTCGGCATTCCCCGGATCGACCGCATACGGCAAGCCCGAGCTCACACAGTAGGCGAGCAACCGCTCGGGGGCGACCCGCAGGAACGGGCGCGCGAGGTCCAGGCCCGGCTCGAGTGCTCTGCGCGGGCGCATCCCGGCCAAGCCCTGCGGGCCGGTTCCTCGGAAGAGGGCGAGCAGGACGCTCTCGCTCTGGTCGGCGGCATGGTGCCCCGTCGCGACGACCGAGCTGCCGAGCTCGCGGGCGACGGCGCCCAGCGCGGCGTAGCGCCGATCGCGTAGCGCGGCTTCGTCGCCGGGACCGGTTTCGAGCGCTGCAATACGAACCGGAACGCCCAGGCTTGCCGCCACGCGCAGCACCACCGCCTCGTCCTGCCAGGCGGATTCCCGGGTTGCATGGTGCACGTACGCGAGCGCCACGTGCAGATCCATCGGCACGGACATCGCGTGCACCGCCGCGGCCAGCGCGACCGAATCGGGGCCGCCGCTGCACGCAACGAGCACGCGGTCGCCGCTATGGATCGCCGGGCCCTCCTGCAGCGCGCGTTCGATCGTAGCGCCCGGCCGCGCCCCGCGCATTTAGCCGCGCACCGCGCCTGTGCTAGCGCACATGGCGAGCGATCTCGCGCTCCACGTCGCGCTTGGCGATATCTTCGCGCTTGTCCCAGACTTTTTTGCCGCGCGCCAAACCGATCTCGACCTTGACGACGCCTCGCGTAAAGTACATCCGCAGCGGGACGATGGTGAGGCCCTTCACTTTGACCTTGGACATCAGTTCTTGAATCTGCTCGCGGTGCAGCAACAACTTACGCGGGCGGTTGGGATCGACGTTGGAAAAGCTGCCCTGCTTGTAGGCCGGGATGTGCATGCTCAACAGCCACGCCTCGCCGTCGCGAAAACGCGCGTACGCCTCGGTGATGCTCACGCCTCCCTGGCGGATCGATTTCACCTCGGTCCCCGTGAGTTCCAAGCCCGCTTCGAGCGATTCCAAAATATGATATTCGTGCCGCGCGCGCCGGTTATCGATCGAGGGCGTGCGTTGGTGCGGGCTTTTATCTTGCGCAGCCTGACGCTGCTGCTTCATCTTCGCCATCGCTTAGCTCGCTGCGGCGGGATTGCGGCGATCGTCGGCGGCATCGAGCGGACCCATCGAGACGAAGTGGCCGTCGGCTTGCACCAGCAGCGTCCCATGCTCGTCGAGCACGCGCGCTTCCAGGCCCAAGACGTTGCGTCGTTCCCAAGCAACGCGCCCGAAAATTTCAACGGGTTTGCCGATCGGCACGGGCTTACGAAAGCGCACGTTCATACTCGCCGTCATGCCGCGGTGGCCGGCGAATCCGGCCGCATGCGCCATCGCTTCATCCAAGAGCGACATCGCGATGCCGCCGTGCGCGATCGAGCGCCAGCCTTGGAACTGCTCCGGTAACGTCGCGCGCGAGCGAACGCCCTCGCCGTTTGGATTCGGTTCGAAGTGCAGGTGCAACCCGATCGCGTTCTCCGGGCCGCACGCGAAGCAATTGCCGTCGTCGATGGGAACGAGTTCGCTCAACGTCCGGCTTCCAATCGCAGGGCAAGATAATCCGGGAGATGCACTTCGTGCATTTTATGCTGTACTTCGTCGATCGGATAATCGTATCGTACCCACTCCACCCGCTTGCGCTCGGATTCGTAGAACACGAACGAAGCTTGCGGGTTGAGGTCGCGCGGCTGGCCGACGCTACCCACATCGATGATGTACCGGTTATCGGGTGAGAGAATCAATTCCCCGCCGTGCTGCATGTGCTTGTGATTGATGGTGCCGTCCGGCTCCCGCTCCCAATACTCGGCGATATGGGTGTGTCCGATGAACGTGATCGCCGCGTCCGTATTATCGAACGCCTTAGCGGCGGAGCGTTTGTCGAGGATGTACTCGAAGTAATTGACCGGAGCGCCGTGAACGAGCAAAAACTCGGGAAAGCGCAATTCATACGCGAGGCCGTTGAGCCACGCACGATTCTCTTCGTCGAGAACGCCCTGCGTCCAGGAGATCGCGGCCTTCGCTAAATCGTTGAAATACTCGACGCCGTAGTTATCGAGCGCGGCCAAATCGTGGTTACCCAACACGGCGTTCGCGGAGCGCTCGCGAATGATGCGCACGCATTCGTTCGGATTGGGGCCGTAGCCCACGGTGTCGCCCAAACACAGCACGGAATCGTCGGGGTCGACTAGTGCGAGGGCCCGCTGTAACGATTCGAGATTGCCGTGAATATCCGAAAGGATCGCGAAGCGGGTCATACCGGCACCTGCGCCAACACGTCGCGGAGCGCCTGCGCGAAAGCCGCGCGCATCGGGGCGGTTCCCGCGCTCACCCGCACGTAGCGATCGAGCGGAGCGACGGCCGGTTTGCGAATCCATACGCCGCGCTTGAGCAGTTCGGCCATCACCCGGTTCGCGCGCGCGACCGATCCGCAATCGAAGAGTACGAAGTTCGTGAGCGAGGGCAGCGTCGGGACGCCCAGCTCCGTTCCAAGCGCGTAATACGCTTCGCGAGCGACCGCGGTCTCCCGCACGACGCTTGCATGAAAGGCGGGGTCGGCGAGCGAGGCCAGCGCTCCCACCTGGGCGTTGCGATTCACGCCGTAGTGCAAGCGGATTTTTTGGAATGTTTGCACGTTGCGCTCGCTCGAGATCGCGTAACCGATCCGCGCGCCCGCCATGCCGTACGCCTTCGAAAACGTGCGCGTGCGCACGAGCCGGTCTTCGAGATGCGCCGGCAGTATGTCGCCGGGATCGACGAAATCGCCGTAGGCTTCATCCAGAAAGAGGAGCGTATCGTGCGGTAGCGCTTCGTAGAACGCTTGCACGCGCGCTCGGGCCGCAAACGAGCCGCTCGGGTTATCGGGATTCGCAAGATAGAGCACCTGCGGCCGCTCGCGCCGCGCGATCTCAACGAGCGCGTCCAGATCGACCGTGCCGTCGTCGCGGTACGGAGCGAAGCTCAACGCTCCGCCGTAGCCCGTAACGTGGTAGTTGAACGTCGGATAGCTACCGGCGGTCGTAAGGGCACGGCCACCGGGCGGCACGAACGCCCGCACCGCTAGCCCCATGAGATCATCGATACCCGAGCCGACGACGATCTGTTCGATCGAACAGTCGTGTTTTGCCGCGAGCGCCTCGCGCAATTCATACGATTCGGGATCGCCGTACCACCACAGGTGCGGCAGGGCAGCCGCCATCACCTCGACCGCCTTAGGAGAAGGGCCGAAGGCGCTCTCGTTGGCGCCTAAACGCACGAGCTCGCTCAAGCCCGAATCGCGCATCAACTGCTCGGGGCCGATAAAAGGTGTGGTTGGGGGAATTGCCTCAATGGCGGGTGCGGGTCGAATCACCGTGCTGGTACCGTGCGGCCTCCTGCCTTAAAAGAATCGGTAGACACGAACGCGGTCGCCAGCCTCGAAGACCTCATCGCGCTCGTCCATGATGACATACCCTGCCGCCCGCGCCGTAAGACTGACCGCGGACGAGCGCAAGGGGAGGGGATGCGCCACGCAGTCGCCCAGCTCATCCTCGAGGCTGACCGGAAGGTACCAGGTCCAGCCGGCGACGCTGCGCATCGGCCCGTCCAGACGGGCATCGACGGTGTTTTTCAGCACCGGAGCCCCGACCAGCGCCGCGACGATCGGTGCCACCACCGCCTCGAGGATGACCAGCGCGGAGGTGGGGTTGCCCGGGAGCCCGATAATCGGTTTCAGGCCGACCGCTCCGAGTACCGTCGGCTTGCCCGGCTTCACCCGCAGGCCGTGTACCACGACGCCGGGGTCACCCAGCGCGGCCAGCGCATCCGGGGTGAGATCGCGCTCGCCGACCGACGAACCGCCGGAAAGCATCGCTCCGTCGCACTCCGTAAGGGCCTCGCGCAAAGCGGCTTCGAGCGCTCCCGGGAGGTCGGGGACGATCGGATAATGGCGGACGGCGGCGCCCATCGCTTGCAGCGCCCCCGCTATGGCGTAACGATTGGAATCGCGGATCTGCCCGGGCGCGGGAGCCCGGCCGGGCTCGATCAATTCATCCCCGCTCGAAATCACCGCAAGCATCGGACGGCGCAATACCGGTACGTCCTCCACCCCAAGGGTCGCCAGCACGCCGAGCTCGGGCGCGCCGATTCGCCGGCCGGCCGGCAGCACCGGCTCGCCGCGCCGCATGTCGCCGCCCTGGGGGCTGATACAGTCGCCGCTCGGGACCGGCGCATCGACCCAGACCCGGCCGCCCTCAACGCGCGCATCTTCGATCGGCACCACCGCATCCGCACCCTCGGGAAGCACGCCGCCGGTGGGGATCCGCAGGGCAGAACCCGCCGCCAGCCGCGTGCCCCAAGCACTCCCCATGCGAATCTCCCCGGCCAGCGCGAACGCTCCCGGCGTAGCGCCGGCTTCGAGCGCGAATCCATCCATCGACGAGCGCGCCGCATTGGGGTAATCGGCGTCTGCATCCAAGCGCTCCGCCAGGATGCGTCCGAAGGCCATCGCTAGCGGCACGCGCTCCACCCCGAGCGGCCCGATGGGCACGCGCTCGAAATAGGCCGCAATCGCCTCATTGGGCGAGAGCAGTTTTGCGGTCTCGAATCCGGCTCCGGGTAGGAGTGCGGTCGGCGATTGAGTAAAGGCGCGCTTCTTCATGCTCGATATCGTTCTCGTACGTCGCGATCCCGACCGCGTTCGACGCTCCGCGGAGCGCCGCGGTATCGACCCGTCGTTCGTCGACGACGTTCTTCGCCTCGACGCGGAGTACCGCTCGGCACTCACTACGCTGGAACAACGGCAAGCCGAAAAGAACCGAATCTCCCAAGAGATCGGCAAGGCCGCCGATAAAGCCGCGGCGGCGCGCGAGCTTCGCCCGCGCATCGACGCGCTCTCGGCCGAGATTACCGCGCTCGAAGAAGCCGCGCGCGAACGCTCGCCCGAGACCCCCGGTTCGGCATTGCGTACGCTGTTGGAGCAGACGCCCAACGTGTTGGACGATTCGGTGCCCGACGGACGCGACGAGACGCACAACGTCGTGGTGCGCTCGTGGGGAAACCCACGCGCATTCGATTTCGAACCGAAGCCCCATTGGGAACTCGGCGAAGCGCTGGACATCCTCGATTTCGAACGCGCCGCAAAGCTCTCCGGCAGCCGCTTCGCGGTGCTCAAGGGGGCGGGCGCGCGGCTCTCGCGCGCCATCGTGCAGTTCTTCCTCGATCGCGCGGCCGACCGCGGCTACACCGAGATCGCCCCGCCGTACCTGGTAACGCGACAGACGATGTGGTCGACCGGACAGCTCAGCAAATTCGCGGACGCGATGTTTACCGACCAAGACGCCGACCTCTTCATGATTCCCACCGCCGAAGTGCCGCTCACCGCGCTGCACGGCGACGAAATTCTCGGCGCCGACACGTTACCGCGACGCTTCGCCGCATACTCGCCCTGCTTCCGTAAAGAGGCCGGCGCGGCAGGCAAGGATACGCGCGGCCTGATCCGCCAACACCAGTTCGAAAAAGTGGAAATGGTTTGGCTGAGCTTGCCGGAGCAATCGTTCGATGCGCTCGAACAGCTCGCGCAACACGCGGCATCGCTGCTCGAAGA
This window contains:
- the smpB gene encoding SsrA-binding protein SmpB; its protein translation is MKQQRQAAQDKSPHQRTPSIDNRRARHEYHILESLEAGLELTGTEVKSIRQGGVSITEAYARFRDGEAWLLSMHIPAYKQGSFSNVDPNRPRKLLLHREQIQELMSKVKVKGLTIVPLRMYFTRGVVKVEIGLARGKKVWDKREDIAKRDVEREIARHVR
- the ftsH gene encoding ATP-dependent zinc metalloprotease FtsH, giving the protein MTKHIRSILLIVLAVIAVFIIVEKYVQPGEAATRLDYGAFYNKLEAGQVASFHATGLQASGGLTTPAGAKYTVSLPNTDQTFVNFVRQHVKNGAVSFDQQTNAGLLGNLMSLAPLLLMALFVFFILRQAQSGGSQAMSFGRSRAKMQSENRPKVTFADVAGVDEAKEELAEIVDFLKYPKKYQALGARIPKGVLLLGPPGTGKTLLARAIAGEAGVPFLSISGSDFVEMFVGVGASRVRDLFDQAKKSAPCIVFIDEIDAVGRQRGAGLGGGHDEREQTLNQLLVEMDGFDQNVGVILIAATNRADVLDPALLRPGRFDRQIVVGRADFKGREKILEVHARNKPLSKEVSLETLAKRTPGFSGADLENLLNEAALLAARRNKNLIEMIDCNEAIDRVMVGPERKSLVMSQKEKENTAYHESGHAILGGLLEKSDPVHKVTIIPRGMALGITWSLPEDDRHSRTKEELLADITMALGGRLAEEIKFGDVTTGASNDFEKATQLARAMVTQYGMSELGPIQYGRGSHQVFLGRDFGDERNYSEEIASKIDGEVRRIIESCFDKGRSMLTEHWAKVERMVASLMEYETVDADEVMAILNDKPFDHTPGSGAVAADAAPAAPPVAEEPRRTEPTRLPPTISPEPA
- a CDS encoding PaaI family thioesterase, producing the protein MSELVPIDDGNCFACGPENAIGLHLHFEPNPNGEGVRSRATLPEQFQGWRSIAHGGIAMSLLDEAMAHAAGFAGHRGMTASMNVRFRKPVPIGKPVEIFGRVAWERRNVLGLEARVLDEHGTLLVQADGHFVSMGPLDAADDRRNPAAAS
- a CDS encoding insulinase family protein: MISYLRPSALLCAALFVCSPFAARAAGTTTLDRSGGVTFIRQQDAASSLVGVDVVVRAGLDRQTLRQNGLAALVAQTILRTPVAGSKTSLLDAIAAQGGSIHFSVDPTDVRFYVAALPSSGDAVLSMFARALAAPAFDPVTVRTARADLFARIAHKQSAALAVGLDMLHRAGSDAANAALPSLGTSASLAQLVPDDVRAFYGKYYRRGDAYVSAVGRIDALGPQTLAQVGDALAPGSTTAIAVHIAPLHGTSRQLVAHRDIQAPWLIAQYAAPDAKSKDFGPMLVL
- a CDS encoding insulinase family protein, with product MSLRMRLAALTLLGSLCASGLPAIAADGAIQQQGTLPHGGSYILYRDPTIASAAIDLWFRAPGAGYDNAKPGLARVAAIAAAAARLESGTSLAETIRTAGGTLAVNVYPDIVGVSVLVPATVARRVIASMTAAYFAPAIDDASVKTAVRDTAVLSVQQHYSAVQSLHNALFAQIFSGGPAHIAPIPGTLTQVSGITEADVKAFAKRAFVSSNATLTIVGDVAPSSIEAVTAGTPGPSSEPIDSPLAKPLPEPTSLPGSVGGIGLAWVGPPIRDEKAATAMDFISDYLFRYRTGILAKAIDASGDTYVTGQFITLHDPGVMLITVGGANAEIAKTQVIDALAKLEQPLDDATFAAARNAFLYHLAADTQTPTGQSDNLGWYAAEGNAAYAPGDTSGAYRAQARSLDPAYVASIVKQFLTHPVIVQLVPNAKESS
- the hpt gene encoding hypoxanthine phosphoribosyltransferase codes for the protein MSTTTTYDEAIERTLYTREEIAQAVGRLAAEIARDHARQPLLLLGVLKGALYAAVDLARAIARVPDGPSEIFVDYLCVSSYGNATRSSGEVRMLKDTSVPVAGQNVVIVEDIVDNGLTLQYLQALLRGRNPARLRSCVLFDKPYHRLVDVPIDYVGLRSPDEFVVGYGLDYQELFRNLPYLAQLRAQVFSQEG
- a CDS encoding metallophosphoesterase family protein; its protein translation is MTRFAILSDIHGNLESLQRALALVDPDDSVLCLGDTVGYGPNPNECVRIIRERSANAVLGNHDLAALDNYGVEYFNDLAKAAISWTQGVLDEENRAWLNGLAYELRFPEFLLVHGAPVNYFEYILDKRSAAKAFDNTDAAITFIGHTHIAEYWEREPDGTINHKHMQHGGELILSPDNRYIIDVGSVGQPRDLNPQASFVFYESERKRVEWVRYDYPIDEVQHKMHEVHLPDYLALRLEAGR
- the tilS gene encoding tRNA lysidine(34) synthetase TilS, with amino-acid sequence MRGARPGATIERALQEGPAIHSGDRVLVACSGGPDSVALAAAVHAMSVPMDLHVALAYVHHATRESAWQDEAVVLRVAASLGVPVRIAALETGPGDEAALRDRRYAALGAVARELGSSVVATGHHAADQSESVLLALFRGTGPQGLAGMRPRRALEPGLDLARPFLRVAPERLLAYCVSSGLPYAVDPGNADALLRRNAIRSALAALRPLFAGLDEAVARAADLIGDEIDASGRSGLRRRVRTAVAEQEGLRDLDFVHVEEAVRAIERGGSGEFHMKRGIALRIEGGSISVIKKDA
- a CDS encoding aminotransferase class I/II-fold pyridoxal phosphate-dependent enzyme, which codes for MIRPAPAIEAIPPTTPFIGPEQLMRDSGLSELVRLGANESAFGPSPKAVEVMAAALPHLWWYGDPESYELREALAAKHDCSIEQIVVGSGIDDLMGLAVRAFVPPGGRALTTAGSYPTFNYHVTGYGGALSFAPYRDDGTVDLDALVEIARRERPQVLYLANPDNPSGSFAARARVQAFYEALPHDTLLFLDEAYGDFVDPGDILPAHLEDRLVRTRTFSKAYGMAGARIGYAISSERNVQTFQKIRLHYGVNRNAQVGALASLADPAFHASVVRETAVAREAYYALGTELGVPTLPSLTNFVLFDCGSVARANRVMAELLKRGVWIRKPAVAPLDRYVRVSAGTAPMRAAFAQALRDVLAQVPV
- the serS gene encoding serine--tRNA ligase; the encoded protein is MLDIVLVRRDPDRVRRSAERRGIDPSFVDDVLRLDAEYRSALTTLEQRQAEKNRISQEIGKAADKAAAARELRPRIDALSAEITALEEAARERSPETPGSALRTLLEQTPNVLDDSVPDGRDETHNVVVRSWGNPRAFDFEPKPHWELGEALDILDFERAAKLSGSRFAVLKGAGARLSRAIVQFFLDRAADRGYTEIAPPYLVTRQTMWSTGQLSKFADAMFTDQDADLFMIPTAEVPLTALHGDEILGADTLPRRFAAYSPCFRKEAGAAGKDTRGLIRQHQFEKVEMVWLSLPEQSFDALEQLAQHAASLLEELELPHRVMSLCAGDVGFNSAKTYDIEVWVPSSQSYREISSCSNCTDFQARRAGIRVRRDAKSKPEFVHSLNGSGLAVGRTLLAVMENGQQADGSIVIPQALRRYTGFERITAR
- the glp gene encoding gephyrin-like molybdotransferase Glp — encoded protein: MKKRAFTQSPTALLPGAGFETAKLLSPNEAIAAYFERVPIGPLGVERVPLAMAFGRILAERLDADADYPNAARSSMDGFALEAGATPGAFALAGEIRMGSAWGTRLAAGSALRIPTGGVLPEGADAVVPIEDARVEGGRVWVDAPVPSGDCISPQGGDMRRGEPVLPAGRRIGAPELGVLATLGVEDVPVLRRPMLAVISSGDELIEPGRAPAPGQIRDSNRYAIAGALQAMGAAVRHYPIVPDLPGALEAALREALTECDGAMLSGGSSVGERDLTPDALAALGDPGVVVHGLRVKPGKPTVLGAVGLKPIIGLPGNPTSALVILEAVVAPIVAALVGAPVLKNTVDARLDGPMRSVAGWTWYLPVSLEDELGDCVAHPLPLRSSAVSLTARAAGYVIMDERDEVFEAGDRVRVYRFF